In Oryza brachyantha chromosome 1, ObraRS2, whole genome shotgun sequence, the following are encoded in one genomic region:
- the LOC102709799 gene encoding flavonoid 3'-monooxygenase CYP75B137-like gives MPPIEPVNLAVCAALLVPAVLCLAITRRRRSRLPPGPAGLPLVGSLPFIDPSLHTYFARLAEKHGPILSIRLGSKVDIVVSSAQLAREVLRDKDSVFANRVMPDAGDAIAFGGAQNIAGTPVGPTWRQLRRVCVHQMMSPAGLASVHGLRRREFRSTLRYLHTKSGESVDLGAQMFLNIMNVITGTMWGGTIGSESEGAVVGSEFRGLVAEVTELLGTPNVSDLFPVLKPFDLQGVRRKMEQVRSRFDLLLTKIIQQRMKSQQDGGDGTTTDFLECLLKMEKEGGDGTTPFTMDNVKGFLLEMVVGGTDTTSTTVEWAMAELLRSPQILNKVQRELDRIVGRDAVVEESHLPQLHYLRMVIKETLRLHPPVPLLLPHSPSAASTVGGYHVPKGCRVLVNVWAIQRNPLVWNEPLVFNPERFAGDGGHKGDFIGSQLDYFPFGSGRRICAGMAMAEKLTAYSVAMLLQAFNWKLPQGVQLDLSEKFGIVVQKATPLVAIPTPRLSKPDLY, from the exons ATGCCTCCCATAGAACCAGTAAACCTTGCTGTCTGCGCTGCATTGCTTGTGCCTGCGGTGCTGTGCCTCGCTATCACCCGACGGCGCCGCAGCCGCTTGCCACCCGGACCGGCCGGGCTCCCGCTCGTCGGCAGCCTGCCTTTCATTGACCCAAGCTTGCACACCTACTTCGCTCGACTCGCCGAAAAGCATGGCCCTATCCTCTCCATCCGCCTCGGATCCAAGGTGGACATCGTCGTCAGTTCCGCGCAGCTGGCCCGCGAGGTGCTCCGCGACAAGGACTCCGTCTTCGCGAACCGGGTCATGCcggacgccggcgacgcgatCGCCTTCGGTGGCGCGCAGAACATCGCGGGCACGCCGGTCGGGCCCACGTGGCGGCAGCTCCGACGAGTCTGCGTCCACCAGATGATGAGCCCGGCGGGGCTCGCCAGCGTGCACGGCCTCCGCAGGCGCGAGTTCAGGTCCACCCTCCGGTACCTCCACACGAAGTCCGGCGAATCGGTGGACCTCGGCGCGCAGATGTTCCTGAACATCATGAACGTGATCACGGGCACCATGTGGGGAGGCACCATCGGGAGCGAGAGCGAGGGGGCAGTGGTGGGGAGCGAGTTCAGGGGCCTCGTCGCGGAGGTCACCGAGCTGCTCGGAACGCCCAACGTCTCTGACTTGTTCCCGGTGCTGAAGCCGTTCGACCTGCAGGGTGTCCGGAGAAAGATGGAGCAGGTCAGGTCGAGGTTCGACCTGTTGCTCACCAAGATCATACAGCAGCGGATGAAATCCCAGCAAGACGGTGGTGATGGGACGACGACGGACTTCTTGGAGTGCCTTCTGAAGATGGAGaaggaaggcggcgacggcacgacaCCCTTTACCATGGATAACGTCAAGGGCTTCCTCTTA GAGATGGTGGTCGGCGGGACGGACACCACGTCGACCACCGTGGAATGGGCCATGGCGGAGTTGCTGCGGAGCCCTCAGATTCTGAACAAGGTGCAGCGAGAACTCGACCGCATCGTGGGCCGGGACGCTGTAGTGGAGGAGTCCCACCTCCCGCAGCTCCACTACCTCCGTATGGTGATCAAGGAGACGCTCCGGCTGCACCCGCCGGTTCCCCTGTTGCTGCCGCACAGCCCGAGCGCCGCCTCGACGGTCGGCGGCTACCACGTCCCCAAGGGCTGCCGCGTGCTCGTCAACGTGTGGGCGATCCAGCGGAACCCACTGGTCTGGAACGAGCCCCTCGTTTTCAACCCGGAGAGGTTCGCCGGGGACGGCGGCCATAAGGGGGACTTCATCGGCAGCCAGCTGGACTACTTCCCGTTCGGGTCCGGCCGGAGGATCTGCGCCGGGATGGCCATGGCGGAGAAGCTGACGGCGTACTCGGTCGCCATGCTGCTGCAGGCGTTTAACTGGAAGCTGCCGCAAGGCGTGCAGCTTGACTTGTCCGAGAAATTTGGTATCGTGGTGCAGAAGGCCACGCCGCTAGTGGCAATACCGACACCAAGGTTGTCAAAGCCTGATCTTTATTAA
- the LOC102710084 gene encoding 3,9-dihydroxypterocarpan 6A-monooxygenase-like has translation MQPMAAANLVYASLLVPTATVLYLAISRRRRSRLPPGPAGLPLVGSLPFIDPNLHTYFAGLAEKHGPILSIRLGSKVDIVVNSAQLAREVLRDQDSVFANRVMPDAGDAVAFGGVRNIVGNPVGPMWRLLRRVCVQEMMSPAGLAGVHSLRRREFRSTLRYLHSKSGEPVDIGEQMFLNTMNVITGTMWGGTIGSESERAAVGSEFRGLVAEVTELLGTPNVSDLFPALKPFDLQGIRRKMERLRSRFDVLFTKIIQQRMKSQQDGGETTTDFLECLLKMEKEGGDGKTQFTMNNVKGFLLEMVVGGTDTTSNSVEWIMAELLHNPQAMDNVQQELDSVVGRDAVVEESHLPHLHYLRMVIKETLRLHPPVPLLVPHSPSAASTVGGYHVPEGCRVFINVWAIQRNPLVWNEPLDFNPERFARDGGHKGDFAGSQLDYLPFGSGRRICAGMALADKLTAYSVAMLLQAFDWKMPQGAQVDLSEKFGIVMKKATPLVAIPTPRLSKPELYYS, from the exons ATGCAGCCCATGGCAGCAGCAAACCTTGTCTATGCTTCGTTGCTTgtgccgacggcgacggtgctaTACCTCGCCatcagccggcggcgccgcagccGCTTGCCACCCGGACCGGCGGGACTCCCGCTCGTCGGCAGCCTCCCTTTCATCGACCCGAACTTGCACACCTACTTCGCTGGACTCGCCGAGAAGCACGGGCCTATCCTCTCCATCCGCCTCGGCTCCAAGGTGGACATCGTCGTCAATTCCGCTCAGCTGGCCCGAGAGGTGCTCCGTGACCAGGACTCCGTCTTCGCCAACCGGGTCATGCcggacgccggcgacgcggtCGCCTTCGGTGGCGTGCGGAACATCGTGGGCAACCCGGTCGGGCCCATGTGGCGCCTGCTCCGCCGCGTCTGTGTCCAGGAGATGATGAGCCCCGCGGGGCTCGCCGGTGTGCACAGCCTCCGCCGGCGCGAGTTCAGGTCCACCCTCCGGTACCTCCACTCGAAGTCCGGCGAGCCGGTGGACATCGGCGAGCAGATGTTTCTGAACACTATGAACGTGATCACGGGTACCATGTGGGGAGGCACCATCgggagcgagagcgagagggcggcggtggggagcgAGTTCAGGGGCCTCGTCGCGGAGGTCACCGAGCTCCTCGGGACGCCCAACGTCTCGGACCTGTTTCCGGCGCTGAAGCCGTTCGATCTGCAGGGTATCAGGAGGAAGATGGAGCGGCTCAGATCACGGTTCGACGTGTTGTTCACCAAGATCATACAGCAGAGGATGAAATCCCAGCAGGATGGTGGCGAGACGACGACGGACTTCTTGGAATGCTTACTCAAGATGGAGaaggaaggcggcgacggcaagaCCCAATTTACCATGAACAACGTTAAGGGCTTCCTCTTG GAGATGGTGGTCGGCGGGACGGACACTACGTCGAACTCTGTGGAGTGGATCATGGCGGAGTTGCTGCACAACCCTCAGGCGATGGACAACGTGCAGCAAGAACTCGACAGCGTCGTTGGCCGGGACGCCGTAGTGGAGGAGTCCCACCTCCCGCACCTCCACTACCTCCGCATGGTGATCAAGGAGACGCTCCGGCTGCACCCGCCGGTGCCGCTGTTGGTGCCACACAGCCCGAGCGCCGCCTCGACGGTCGGCGGCTACCACGTCCCCGAGGGCTGCCGCGTGTTCATCAACGTGTGGGCGATCCAGCGGAACCCACTGGTCTGGAACGAGCCGCTAGATTTCAACCCGGAGAGGTTCGCCAGGGACGGCGGCCACAAGGGGGACTTCGCCGGCAGCCAGCTGGACTACCTCCCGTTCGGGTCCGGCCGGAGGATCTGCGCCGGGATGGCACTGGCGGATAAGCTGACGGCGTACTCGGTCGCCATGCTGCTGCAGGCGTTCGACTGGAAAATGCCGCAGGGCGCGCAGGTCGACCTGTCCGAGAAGTTTGGGATCGTGATGAAGAAGGCCACGCCGCTGGTGGCAATACCGACACCGAGGTTGTCCAAGCCTGAGCTTTATTATTCGTGA